The Paramisgurnus dabryanus chromosome 1, PD_genome_1.1, whole genome shotgun sequence genome includes a window with the following:
- the bcat1 gene encoding branched-chain-amino-acid aminotransferase, cytosolic isoform X2 gives MVLQWEHETNGVADYASSFKAADTVIQLTETHMPKPDPNGLVFGSVFTDHMLTIEWSLKDGWQKPHIQPFGNLTIHPACSCLHYAVQIFEGMKAYRGPDDKVRLFRPILNIKRMLKSTDRSSLPSFDGVELLECIRKLVDLEQDWVPQSDSASLYIRPTFLGTEPSLGVKKPSRALLFVILSPVGSYFSTGVKPVSLWADSKYIRAWKGGTGDCKMGGNYGASIYAQCEAVGYGCQQVLWLYGDDHQITEVGTMNVFLHWINENGEEELATPPLDGIILPGVTRQSILELARKWGEFKVSERYLTMADLRRALEESRVMEMFGSGTACIVSPINRILYQEENLQIPCKENFPPLASRLMKEITDIQYGRTPSDWSFIV, from the exons ATGGTTCTGCAGTGG GAACACGAGACAAATGGTGTGGCCGACTACGCCTCTAGCTTTAAG GCGGCAGATACAGTCATACAGTTGACAGAAACCCATATGCCCAAACCTGATCCGAATGGCCTTGTGTTTGGGTCGGTCTTCACCGACCACATGCTCACCATCGAGTGGAGTCTTAAAGATGGCTGGCAGAAGCCACACATCCAGCCTTTTGGGAACCTGACCATACACCCAGCCTGTTCTTGCCTCCATTACGCTGTACAG ATTTTTGAAGGCATGAAGGCGTATCGGGGGCCAGATGACAAAGTGCGGCTCTTCAGACCCATTCTGAACATAAAGCGGATGCTGAAGTCTACCGACCGGTCCAGCCTACCT AGTTTTGATGGCGTAGAGTTGTTGGAGTGCATCAGGAAATTGGTGGATCTTGAACAAGACTGGGTTCCACAGTCAGACTCCGCCAGTCTCTACATCCGGCCCACATTTTTGGGCACGGAG cCTTCGCTGGGTGTAAAGAAGCCATCTCGTGCGCTCCTCTTTGTTATTCTCAGTCCTGTCGGCTCGTACTTCAGCACAGGAGTCAAACCGGTGTCTCTGTGGGCAGACTCGAAATACATCAGAGCCTGGAAAGGAGGAACGGGAGACTGCAAGATGGGAGG gaattATGGGGCGTCTATCTATGCCCAATGTGAGGCAGTGGGTTACGGCTGTCAACAGGTTCTGTGGCTATATGGGGACGATCATCAGATCACCGAGGTTGGAACAATGAACGTTTTCCTGCACTGGATCAATGAGAACGGGG AGGAGGAGCTGGCAACACCACCTCTAGATGGAATTATCCTGCCAGGCGTCACACGACAAAGCATCCTGGAACTTGCACGTAAATGG GGTGAATTTAAAGTATCAGAGCGCTATCTAACCATGGCTGACCTGCGGCGGGCTCTGGAGGAAAGCCGAGTGATGGAGATGTTTGGTTCTGGAACAGCTTGTATTGTTAGCCCAATTAACAGGATTCTGTATCAGGAAGAG AATCTTCAAATTCCATGTAAGGAAAACTTCCCTCCTCTTGCTTCCAGGCTGATGAAGGAGATCACAGATATTCAG TATGGCCGGACTCCCAGCGACTGGTCTTTCATTGTATAA
- the bcat1 gene encoding branched-chain-amino-acid aminotransferase, cytosolic isoform X1, whose translation MASVSSATSASSHKEHETNGVADYASSFKAADTVIQLTETHMPKPDPNGLVFGSVFTDHMLTIEWSLKDGWQKPHIQPFGNLTIHPACSCLHYAVQIFEGMKAYRGPDDKVRLFRPILNIKRMLKSTDRSSLPSFDGVELLECIRKLVDLEQDWVPQSDSASLYIRPTFLGTEPSLGVKKPSRALLFVILSPVGSYFSTGVKPVSLWADSKYIRAWKGGTGDCKMGGNYGASIYAQCEAVGYGCQQVLWLYGDDHQITEVGTMNVFLHWINENGEEELATPPLDGIILPGVTRQSILELARKWGEFKVSERYLTMADLRRALEESRVMEMFGSGTACIVSPINRILYQEENLQIPCKENFPPLASRLMKEITDIQYGRTPSDWSFIV comes from the exons GAACACGAGACAAATGGTGTGGCCGACTACGCCTCTAGCTTTAAG GCGGCAGATACAGTCATACAGTTGACAGAAACCCATATGCCCAAACCTGATCCGAATGGCCTTGTGTTTGGGTCGGTCTTCACCGACCACATGCTCACCATCGAGTGGAGTCTTAAAGATGGCTGGCAGAAGCCACACATCCAGCCTTTTGGGAACCTGACCATACACCCAGCCTGTTCTTGCCTCCATTACGCTGTACAG ATTTTTGAAGGCATGAAGGCGTATCGGGGGCCAGATGACAAAGTGCGGCTCTTCAGACCCATTCTGAACATAAAGCGGATGCTGAAGTCTACCGACCGGTCCAGCCTACCT AGTTTTGATGGCGTAGAGTTGTTGGAGTGCATCAGGAAATTGGTGGATCTTGAACAAGACTGGGTTCCACAGTCAGACTCCGCCAGTCTCTACATCCGGCCCACATTTTTGGGCACGGAG cCTTCGCTGGGTGTAAAGAAGCCATCTCGTGCGCTCCTCTTTGTTATTCTCAGTCCTGTCGGCTCGTACTTCAGCACAGGAGTCAAACCGGTGTCTCTGTGGGCAGACTCGAAATACATCAGAGCCTGGAAAGGAGGAACGGGAGACTGCAAGATGGGAGG gaattATGGGGCGTCTATCTATGCCCAATGTGAGGCAGTGGGTTACGGCTGTCAACAGGTTCTGTGGCTATATGGGGACGATCATCAGATCACCGAGGTTGGAACAATGAACGTTTTCCTGCACTGGATCAATGAGAACGGGG AGGAGGAGCTGGCAACACCACCTCTAGATGGAATTATCCTGCCAGGCGTCACACGACAAAGCATCCTGGAACTTGCACGTAAATGG GGTGAATTTAAAGTATCAGAGCGCTATCTAACCATGGCTGACCTGCGGCGGGCTCTGGAGGAAAGCCGAGTGATGGAGATGTTTGGTTCTGGAACAGCTTGTATTGTTAGCCCAATTAACAGGATTCTGTATCAGGAAGAG AATCTTCAAATTCCATGTAAGGAAAACTTCCCTCCTCTTGCTTCCAGGCTGATGAAGGAGATCACAGATATTCAG TATGGCCGGACTCCCAGCGACTGGTCTTTCATTGTATAA